A portion of the Tiliqua scincoides isolate rTilSci1 chromosome 3, rTilSci1.hap2, whole genome shotgun sequence genome contains these proteins:
- the LOC136645891 gene encoding thyroid hormone-inducible hepatic protein-like, translating to MEGYVSAVRKMEQTVMFPSLLQGVSLECADDTVKTSSGDKDLYEYFTLLKSIKQMAEGGLAPLNDQNPTITARFGEQESREKADLEGLFHYHVSGLYHVLTQLTTRANTVTSRYNDIMGQIYPNEISLRW from the coding sequence ATGGAAGGGTATGTCTCTGCCGTCCGCAAGATGGAGCAGACTGTGATGTTTCCCAGCCTTCTCCAAGGAGTCTCCTTGGAATGTGCGGATGACACAGTCAAGACCAGCTCTGGTGATAAAGACCTGTATGAATATTTCACGCTGCTGAAGTCCATCAAGCAGATGGCAGAAGGTGGGCTAGCACCACTCAATGACCAGAACCCCACTATTACTGCCCGCTTTGGAGAACAGGAGAGCAGAGAGAAGGCTGATCTTGAAGGACTCTTTCATTACCACGTATCTGGCTTGTACCACGTCCTCACCCAGCTAACGACAAGAGCCAACACCGTCACCTCCAGATATAATGACATTATGGGACAGATCTACCCAAACGAAATTTCTCTTCGCTGGTGA
- the LOC136643995 gene encoding thyroid hormone-inducible hepatic protein-like — MEGYFSAVRKMEQTVLFPSLLQGVSLKEGDDPSEADSCDKDLYEYYTQLKSIKLLVEGGLVPLNDRKPHVATQLQEQEGKEAVDLEGYFYYHVSSLYRVLTLLTRRANAVTVKYNEIMGQINQSENYLGW; from the coding sequence ATGGAAGGGTACTTCTCTGCTGTCCGCAAAATGGAGCAAACGGTGTTGTTTCCCAGCCTCCTCCAAGGGGTTTCCTTGAAAGAGGGAGATGACCCATCCGAGGCTGACTCCTGTGACAAAGACCTGTACGAATATTACACGCAATTGAAGTCCATCAAGTTGCTGGTGGAGGGTGGCCTAGTGCCTCTCAACGACCGAAAGCCTCACGTGGCCACACAGTTGCAGGAACAGGAGGGCAAAGAGGCTGTGGATCTTGAAGGCTACTTTTACTACCACGTGTCCAGCTTGTACCGTGTACTCACTCTGCTGACCAGAAGAGCCAATGCTGTGACTGTGAAATATAATGAAATTATGGGGCAGATCAACCAAAGTGAAAATTATCTTGGCTGGTGA